The Euwallacea similis isolate ESF13 chromosome 15, ESF131.1, whole genome shotgun sequence genome has a window encoding:
- the LOC136413696 gene encoding cytochrome c oxidase subunit 6C-like produces MSTEIAKLPKPQLRHLLHSSIKRNLILVGISISVATVYMKYVQNDGRKQKYADFYKTYDIEKEFEIMRKKGLFESCPTDD; encoded by the exons ATGTCTACTGAAATAGCTAAACTGCCAAAACCTCAACTGAGACACCTTCTACACAGTTCTATCAAAAGGAATCTTATTCTAGTGGGAATTAGCATATCTGTGGCTACCGTGTACATGAAATATGTACAAAACGATGGTAGAAAGCAAAAATATGCCGATTTTTACaa GACTTACGATATCGAgaaagaatttgaaattatgaGGAAGAAGGGGCTCTTTGAATCTTGCCCAACCGACGATTGA